The following are from one region of the Achromobacter xylosoxidans genome:
- a CDS encoding ATP-dependent nuclease has product MNVILGGGDVGKTTILEAIALLLSPSNTAVLSEADYWARDNAQEFVIEAVMTLPDTTGIGSQSTFAWPWAWDGQNAIPPSADEEGDLAAPGEPVYRVRVRGTAELELAWEVMQPNEELAHFSSAVRRRIGSVRMSADERNDRDLRLVYGSALDRLLADSALRARIGKEVAGLDLHDSLNDKGKKAIESLDARMAGAALPSNLKLGLTTSQGLSIGALIGLVATENDVALPLSSWGAGTRRMSALEIASSTDKEASITLIDEIERGLEPYRLRKLIKILAGQHGQIFLTTHSPIAISCAEDAHLWYLDSAGSIGALPRDKIGPQQKRDPETFLARVAVIAEGPTEVGFLQYLLERAFKGNPLDYGVRVCDGQGNGATLDLLETLASSGLLFAGLADDEGTAPERWKKLKDKLKGRLHQWPKGCTEDHVIGAVPEENLLALLRDAEGEVDGYRLRTLAERLGLQDKSVETIDAALKASGKTWRTLIIAAASGSKDGAPAGQEKAWKKHSQQWFKSTVGGQELAQKMVALGAWKKIEPQLLPLINAVLTAVGHKALQELDL; this is encoded by the coding sequence ATGAACGTCATCCTGGGTGGGGGTGACGTCGGAAAAACGACCATCCTCGAAGCGATTGCATTGCTGCTTTCACCGTCGAACACTGCGGTCCTCTCTGAGGCCGATTACTGGGCGCGCGACAACGCGCAGGAGTTCGTCATCGAAGCCGTCATGACCCTACCCGATACGACCGGGATCGGCTCGCAGAGCACTTTCGCCTGGCCGTGGGCGTGGGACGGGCAGAATGCGATACCTCCGTCAGCCGACGAAGAAGGAGACCTTGCCGCGCCCGGCGAGCCGGTATATCGCGTTCGGGTACGGGGTACCGCGGAATTGGAACTCGCGTGGGAGGTCATGCAACCCAACGAAGAATTGGCCCATTTTTCGTCAGCCGTTCGCCGGCGTATCGGCTCGGTTCGAATGAGTGCTGATGAGCGCAATGATCGCGATCTGCGGCTTGTCTATGGCTCGGCGCTGGATCGGTTGTTGGCCGATAGCGCATTGCGGGCCCGCATCGGCAAGGAGGTAGCAGGGCTCGATTTGCACGATTCGCTCAATGACAAGGGTAAGAAGGCGATCGAATCGCTGGATGCGCGTATGGCCGGTGCCGCGCTTCCCAGCAATTTGAAACTCGGTCTCACGACCAGCCAGGGGTTGTCCATCGGCGCGCTCATCGGACTAGTGGCGACCGAGAATGACGTGGCGTTGCCTCTGAGTAGTTGGGGGGCTGGCACCAGACGTATGTCCGCGCTCGAAATCGCATCGTCAACGGACAAGGAAGCTAGCATTACGCTCATCGATGAGATCGAGCGCGGGCTTGAGCCGTACCGTCTGCGCAAGCTCATCAAGATCCTGGCCGGCCAACACGGGCAGATTTTCCTCACGACGCATAGCCCTATCGCCATTTCGTGTGCCGAGGACGCGCACCTCTGGTATCTGGACAGCGCGGGCTCCATCGGTGCGCTGCCTCGGGACAAGATCGGGCCGCAGCAGAAGCGCGATCCTGAAACATTCCTGGCGCGTGTGGCCGTCATCGCAGAAGGACCCACCGAAGTCGGCTTTTTGCAGTATCTATTAGAGAGGGCCTTTAAGGGCAACCCGCTTGATTACGGGGTGCGAGTCTGCGATGGTCAGGGAAACGGTGCGACCTTGGATCTGTTGGAGACGCTCGCGTCTTCCGGTTTGCTATTTGCCGGCCTGGCTGACGACGAAGGTACCGCACCAGAGCGGTGGAAGAAGCTGAAGGACAAGCTCAAAGGACGATTGCACCAGTGGCCCAAGGGCTGCACCGAGGACCATGTGATCGGCGCCGTCCCTGAAGAAAATCTCCTCGCACTGCTGAGGGATGCAGAAGGCGAGGTGGATGGCTATCGACTCCGGACTTTGGCGGAGCGCCTCGGACTTCAAGACAAGAGCGTGGAGACGATAGATGCGGCGCTGAAAGCATCGGGAAAGACGTGGCGTACTTTGATAATAGCGGCCGCCAGCGGCAGTAAGGATGGTGCGCCTGCAGGTCAAGAAAAGGCTTGGAAGAAGCACTCCCAGCAATGGTTCAAGTCCACTGTCGGTGGCCAAGAGTTGGCCCAAAAAATGGTCGCGTTAGGCGCTTGGAAGAAAATAGAGCCGCAATTGCTTCCATTGATCAACGCGGTATTGACAGCCGTGGGTCACAAGGCTCTGCAAGAGCTCGATCTATGA